The genomic interval TCCTGTCGGTGGTATAGATGTCGATAACGGTAAAAGCGTCGGACACACTGTTGTGAATATCAACCCGGGTGGGCGCCGGCATGGTTGCCCTGTCCCGCCGGTCCAGCGGAAGGGACAATCTTCTTGCTTTTAACAGATCATCGACGTCAAGATCCCCTCCGATAACCTTGGCCAGTTCCCTGTTGACCATTCTGAATTTCATTCTGTCGCTGATGGGCTTCATCACGTTATCGGTCACGTAAAGAATGTCAAACACCACCCCATCATCGCGGGTAAGAAGCTGGGCGCCGAGAATATTAACGTTATTGGCAGCCAGAACCCCGGCAATCCGGGAGAAAAGACCCGGCTGGTCCTGAGCGACAACGAAGAGCTCCGTGTACCCTCCCCTTCTGGCCTGGCGCCACGAGGTAGCAACGGGCCTGTCTCCAATTTTCAGGTGAAGCGTAATAAACTGTCCCAGAACGCGTGATCTGTAAACCCCATACGCCCTCTCGGAAAGGGCGTCCAGTTCAGCCTGCACCAACTGGGGGTCAAATTCATCGGCGAGGGTCTTTGCGACCTTGGTCCTGGTTTTTTCAATCCTCTTCGGAAGGTCCTCACGAAAGATCCCTCCCCTATCGATTGCCCTGATCGCCTCGAGAAAAAGTTCGGCAAGAAGGCTGGCCTTCCACTCATTCCACACACCCGGCCCCACCGCCTTGAGATCGGCCATGGTGAGCAGGAACAGGAGTTTGAGCCTCCTGGGATTTCCCATAAGGTTCGCCACCTCCCATATCGTTCTCTCCTCGTGAAGGTCTCTGCGTTGAGCAACGTGCGACAAAAGGAGGTGGTTTTCGATTAGAAACCCCATGTCATCGATGTCCTCACGGGACATCCCCAGCCGTTTGGCGGCCCTCATGGCCATCGCGGCTCCCTTTTCGGCATGGTTCGCACCACTTCCCTTCCCCACATCGTGAAGCAGGATGGTCAGAAAAAGGAGAAGCCGATTGGTTTTTATTTCCCTGTAGACCTCCTGATAAAGCTCAAGGGATGAATCAGACGCAAGCGGGAGGTCGACGATCTCCCTGATGGCCCGTATGCTGTGCTCATCCACGGTATAGGTATGGTAATAATCATGCTGCATTTTACAGAAAATAGGAGCGAACTCCGGGATATATTTCCTTAAAAACCCCAGTTCATTCATTAACAGGAGAGTTTCATATAGCCGCCGATCATCGGACATGATCCTGAAAAAGGCGTCACGGCCTCTTTTTCTCTTACGGTAGTCATTATTGACCAACTTCAGGGACCTCCGGACAGCCACTGCCACTTCCGGGGACAGTTCAAGGTTAGACTCCTGGAAAAGCCGGAAGGCTCTTAACATCCTTCCAGGGTACCTTTTAAAAAGCTCCACCGGATCCACCCGGGTATGGATCTCGCCGCCCCGGGAGAAAAATCCTCTTCCCAGATCCTTTTCTTTCCAACGGGCCAGTATCCTGGGCGACCTCTTCTTTCGCTCGAGGGATCGCCTGATTATGCTTCCGGTGATGTGGTGGACCTGACCGGTATGGGAATAATAGGTCTGCATGAACTTCTCGACGGCCGGCACTCCACGGCGGTCCTTGATCCCGAACCGTTCCGCCAGATAGGGCTGACGTTCCATGCTCAACAGATCCCTTGCCGCATTGGAGGCAAAGTGCAGTTCGCACCGGACCTTCATGAGAAAATCGAAAGAACTCTTAAGAATTTGAAGGTCTTTCTCATCTAATACGTTTAACTCCTTTATATTGCAGAGTTTTTCTAGATCGTCAGCGCCAAACAAAACTTTGGCGACCCACATGGCGGTATGTAGATCCCGGAGTCCACCCATCCCCTCTTTCAGGTTTGGTTCCAGAACGTAGATGGTGCCTCCGTGTTTTATC from Deltaproteobacteria bacterium carries:
- the glnD gene encoding [protein-PII] uridylyltransferase, giving the protein MSLLDLHRIESIPSGNRLGKLIREEYLAAWNTLKWEHRNGMNSLEVVSQLTRLMDELIDFVYRRAARDAEKKGLKPDNRLVLMALGSYGRRELAPHSDIDLIFLLPEKVTDWSKEFTEMVLYTLWDTGLDVGYSTRSMSDCMALAPENHDVLTSLLDARYLQGNLDLFSNFRKEFRRRVLNKTGSQFVTAKLELMKERLIKHGGTIYVLEPNLKEGMGGLRDLHTAMWVAKVLFGADDLEKLCNIKELNVLDEKDLQILKSSFDFLMKVRCELHFASNAARDLLSMERQPYLAERFGIKDRRGVPAVEKFMQTYYSHTGQVHHITGSIIRRSLERKKRSPRILARWKEKDLGRGFFSRGGEIHTRVDPVELFKRYPGRMLRAFRLFQESNLELSPEVAVAVRRSLKLVNNDYRKRKRGRDAFFRIMSDDRRLYETLLLMNELGFLRKYIPEFAPIFCKMQHDYYHTYTVDEHSIRAIREIVDLPLASDSSLELYQEVYREIKTNRLLLFLTILLHDVGKGSGANHAEKGAAMAMRAAKRLGMSREDIDDMGFLIENHLLLSHVAQRRDLHEERTIWEVANLMGNPRRLKLLFLLTMADLKAVGPGVWNEWKASLLAELFLEAIRAIDRGGIFREDLPKRIEKTRTKVAKTLADEFDPQLVQAELDALSERAYGVYRSRVLGQFITLHLKIGDRPVATSWRQARRGGYTELFVVAQDQPGLFSRIAGVLAANNVNILGAQLLTRDDGVVFDILYVTDNVMKPISDRMKFRMVNRELAKVIGGDLDVDDLLKARRLSLPLDRRDRATMPAPTRVDIHNSVSDAFTVIDIYTTDRIGLLYTITSTLAASNLSIHTAKVSTKVDQAVDVFYVTDLNGGKILDETKIEAVRKTLMQALTDDA